Below is a genomic region from Medicago truncatula cultivar Jemalong A17 chromosome 3, MtrunA17r5.0-ANR, whole genome shotgun sequence.
tggtcaagtagcctagtggctagagctcacacaatttaattgtggagaagtggagtgtccggggttcgaaccccggctcttgcatataatatgtaatatccctaccaattgagctaagctcacggggatcaaaatgatttttttttactaaagctaggttataacttaaaagaccttgcaaaataaaaattattacctttaaacaatttatctgatccaaatgaaagataatacctaaaataaattataattcggttgatcacaaatgaaacattgttgcaggtcatcgaatctatataaaagtatgaatttataaaaaagaatgatatttaaaatataaaaaatcaattgaatgaattcatttttcttaagaaaaatttactacttcataattatacacatataaaatgatttttttttactaaagctaggttataaaggcactgcaaataaaaataaaataattttatcactaataatgtaattttgaattccaaattatttcataaaaaatgtattgatcAAGTGGTTCCAGAATACATTTTAAATAAGTGGGAGCACCCAGGTTCGATTCTATGTTATTATTCTAATTGATTTGGGTAAATTGTCCATGAGTCTTCAAAGGTAGGTCTCACCTTTTCCAAATAGTATTAGGTTGTTacttcctaaaaataaaaataaaaacggtATGAGGTTGTTATATTTTGGATGATTTATGCTATTTTGGATGATTTATGCGATTCTGTTTGCCACGCTATCTATATATACACATCAACTCTTAGCAAAATATACTCACAAAAGGGTTACTTACTAGTAGGTGGTTCTGTTTTGCACGATTTATGCGATTCTGTTTCCCACGCTATCTACATATACATCAACTCTTGCCAAAATATACATAACATATTTCTTTTCCACGGAGAGGGTTAGGGTTTATTTGAGATCGTAATCGTAATCGTAAAAGAAAGAatggttaaaagaaaaaaagtggcAGCAGGAGATTTTCATATTTTACCAAACGATTGCTGGGAACATGTGATATCCAAACTCCGCAACGATGACGGTAACAGTTGCTTAGAGACTCTATCCCTTGTATCCAAACAATTACTCTCCGTCACCAACAGTTCTATATATTCCTTGAGAttaatatacaatacattaccACTCTCTCGCCTCTTCCAAAGGTTCCCAAATCTCATGCTTCGGTGGTGACCTAAACACACTTCTCTCTCGAATCCCTCATTCTGTTTCCCTCACTTCCCTCAACCTCTCCAACCACCCCACCTTCCCCGAGTTAGGGTTGCGAGTTCttctcaaaaataataaatcaaccTTGACCTCCCTCATTTGTTCCAAGGTTGGTTATCTCACATGTAACGATATGTCCTTCATCTCTGATTCCTTCCCGTTCCTTGAAGAGTTGGATATTAGTTTCCCCGAAGGATTAAGGGGGGGACGACTGCTACTACAACTATAACAACGCCTTAAAAGTTCTTCTTACTAGGCTTTCAAAACTCCGTAAGGTTAATCTCTCCGGTAATTCCTACGTAAATGACTCATTGTTTTTTCAGCTATGTATGAACTGCAAGTTTCTCCAAGAGGTGCTTATGTTCAACTGTCGTTCCATAACACATGCTGTTATTGCTTCTGCAATCTGCCAGAGACCAAGTTTAAGTTCTTTATCTGTTACCGACTTTAAAGAAgctagagaaagagaaaatgttaCTTCGTGCTTCATTGATTCATTGATGAGTTTGAAGCGCTTAACTTGTCTTGATTTGTCCTATTCATGCATTACTGATTCGTTGCTTTACTCTCTAACACTTGCAGCTCTTCCTTTGAGGAAACTTGTCCTCCAAGGTCGCTGCCAATATACTTATACCGGTATCTCTTGTTTCTTGTCAAAGTGTCGATCTCTGCAGCATCTAGATATTCAACGTGCAAAGTTTTTGAATGATCGTCGTTTCAATGTGCTGTGTGCATTTCTTGGTGATTTAGTGTCTATAAATGTGAGTGGTTGTGACAAGCTCACCAATTCAGCCTTCTTTGCACTCCTTAGGAACTGTCCTTTGCTCACTGAGATCAGAATGGAGTCAACAAATATTGGAGTAGGTTCAATACCGTCCGCGTATGTGGTTGTATACCATCAAGTGAAGTCTCTCCATTTGGCTCACAATTCAGGTTTACAAGATAAACACATCAAAAGATTTGCTTTAATGTTTCCTAATATGCAACTTCTTGATTTGTGCAATTGCGGTTACATATCTGAAAAAACTATTAGTAAAGTGTTAAAGAGATGCTGTAAGATTAGGCATTTGAGGTTTCCAAACTGGAGGTGCTGAACTTGTCAGACTCAAGAATTGATGATGGTGCATTGTATGCAATCTCAAAGAGTTGCCCTCGGCTTCTACATCTGGACCTGGAAGGATGTCATCATGTCACGGAGAAGGGAGTGAGGCTAGTGTTAGACAAATGCATACACCTGAGAGAGCTTAATTTGGAATATTGTCGTAAAGTGTCTGCTGATACTGTTGCCAAGATGATACTTTTGAGGCCATCATTGAGAGAAATAATTGCACCGCCTCTTTTGAGTCTGTGACAAATGATAGGAAACTTGTTTGCTAGTATTTTGGAACTGCTATGTTCGAACtatgttttttatgtttcaaaTGTTACTTTTcttggattttttttggttgaaaatgTGAACTtccatttgttttattttgttactgGTATGTGCATGATAACTGCACGAATATTcatttaattgttattatttgaaTAATACATTTCATAGTAGAGTTCATAAAAATACTGATTTTATTACATAAAATGTGAACATTCCTTTTGACGTGCTAAATTGTCGAGTGTTCATTGTATTTTTCACGTGGATGATTCTATGAGAgaaatttccaaaataatatatttggaaAGTTGCAATGGTTAAAAGAgaccttttataaaaaaaaggtgTAATGCTTTACAATTGAAGCAATGTAAACAAAATCTTTCAAAGGGTTCTTTCCCTTCACCAAAGGACATaagtttctctataaatagagacactTTGGAGGCAGAAAAATGATAGAGAAattgaaagaaattaaaaagagatAGAATATCACATTCTGGTGAGTCTAAATTTTGCCGAAAATTATACtaaatcattctttcttttctctagtGCACCAGAGAATTTGACAGAACTTTATTCTGTAAACTACCATTGTCGATACGCTTGGTGTGAATGTGCAAGTCACGTCAAGGATTCTATCGTATCCTAAAGGGGATTAGCCGGTATATACCCTTTTGCATCCGGTTGACATAACTGGTGGAGGTGAATCGATCCTAAAGGTTAGTGTGTCCCACACACGCTTTGGAATTTAGTGCACacttcatcatgttcttcatatCATTTTCTTGGTCAAGATATTGCAGCAGACCCCAACACAGGTTCTAACAGATTCCATATTGTCCGAACTTTTGTGGAATCTTGGCATGTTGCGGGTCTGAACACTATTATGCAGTCACAGTTACATCGTTTTGAATCAGCATGGAAGTATTGATGGTGTGTGCGCCTGAGAAACATAAGATTCCACCAAATGCTATGTTTCTCTCTTTAACAGATTCCACGAAATGCACCAAATAGTTTTCATCCAGCTTTATAGTGAATTCCTGGGCAGCTTGAGCTGCAATTCCATTGCTCTTAGCTTGTCATAGTTTTCCATGAAGAgtaatatattttcattcaaattaaatGTACGACAATTTTGATTTAGATCATTGATGAATaaatttagttttcttttcattttcctcACATCATTCTCTATTGTTATAGTGACAggagtctaattttttttttttgtatggaaATAGAAATCAATTGTCTTCTTCCGGAAGGAAGCTACAAAACAAGAAGTGATACATGTAGCAGACACATGCTATATGTCCCACGATAAAAGACTCCTCAACCGATATGTAGCAGACTCAGTGCAAGAAATAACTACTAATGATTTGATACAGACCAATACCTACTTACAAACAAGAAGCAACAATGCCAATAAATTATAAAGCTCACCACACCCATTGGATacccaaaatatatttgagtgcTACTGGGCggcaaacaaaaattaaatacaacCACTTTCTTTTCAAATTGAGTAACCCCTTGGAGTCTGAGTTGTTACAACGACCTTGTCATGACCCTTTTTTTTACTTGAAAGAGACGGAGAAAACAATTTACGAACCCTTACTTGTCTAGTACGTTTAGGGTCTTTCTCACTATCTCCTAGCAACTTTTCCTTTCTTCCAACCTCTGCACTGTTGATATTAGGCATTTTGGACGTGCAAGGTGTTGATGAATTCTTAAATGGTACTGAAATTGATCAGTCTGGAGTTTGATAAGTCATGCAATGCATTCTTTTAAACAATTTCTATCATataattttgagtttgtttcattttcttgaaTTCGTTCTCTCGAAAAGTCATCATTTGATCTATTTAATTTGCTCCTCACCAATCTGTGATTGTTTCAGTGACTTGAAATCGTTCTCCAGAAAAGTCATCCTTTGCTCTAATTCCTACTCACaattctgttttctttttaagtcaaaatcaacattaataGGGGAAAAGACACCACAACAGGAACTAGAACAATATAAAGTCTGGACAACACACCAAAAGCTTGAAAGGAAACATAATCTAATAATAGTCAAGCATATGTCAAATAGCAGCCAAGCAAATCTTCGAATGCTATAATTCATGCATAATgtcaaataataattcaaagttCTGAAAAATCAAACTTTATACCAGGTACATCTGGTACAAATAGCAGCCAAGCACAGTTCAAATAGCAGCCAAGCACAGTTCAAATAGTAGCAGAAAACTCTAAAGTAAATACAATCTGTACCATTTTGAAACTAAAGAAAATTCTAAAGTAAATGCAATTTGTCAAATACTAGTATGTATCAAATATGATTTCCCTTTTCCATTTCATCTTGTTAATTGGTccatacacaattttttttatcaaaccatTGCTATGCTGACTATACAACAAACGAAtacatatatacaaaaaaactGCAGTATTAAGCAATCAAAACATGTAACCTTtgtataaaaaatgatatatttattactttgtgtatttttaaaacatattatttttatggattCTTTAAACATtggacacttgttagcatgatACGATATAATATTACACTTAATCTTATCATTCGTACTACATAAGCATTATaattagagtttttctatttacaccctatgtttttctggttacacccaaattttcttaaatttttttataataccaaaattgcccttttatataaatattcttaaaaccctaattttattcattgtcagtgagtttcaccctctttcaccccacaaagtgatcgatcaaacaatttgatgttcaatatcaatctccatgaaaattaaagagtgaatcaaaatatttttcatccatactcaattggatataagtaagtgaatttcttcttctatttgctagtttcaatttttttccttcaactgcaatgatgcactgtacgattacggttttaatttacattggcaaggttaacttaaattcagtttaagtaggttcatgtaaacttaagtttacatgaacctacttaaactgagtttacatgaacctacttaaattgattttacaaaatcgcagaactgtgaatcgcagaacaaggaaaacacaaaatcagaactgagaacccataacaagaaaacacaatcgattgaagaacaacacttgctaacctgatttgcttcgaattttctttgaaatcatgaatggacgtgagaaagtatggttttgaaaatcttcgcagaacacaatcgatcgattggagaattatggttttggaagaagggttttggggtgtaaccaaaaaagaaggaataggctttttgaaaatcaaattttatgaaagggtaatcttgtcattttagggtgcaaccatgattaactagggtgcaagtgAAAAACTCTTATAATTAACTATATTGTCAAGTTTTTGACTAATTCAATTCGTTGGTCAATGATCCTATAATAATTTTAAGGGCTGCAATTATTAAACATTTTCAACTACTTGATGAAGGCTCTAAGAATTTTGGGTCATTTTTAATTAAGCAGCCACTAACGTCCAATTAAATATAACAcatgtaataaatagataagaatagatttaaatattaaaataaaagtgtaacaattACAAATGTCCAATTTTtccctttatcatttaaaatttgtaacaaactagatgagtgtatttatatttacttttttattatctcgattatacttttaaacaacaactttttctgtaataaagattgttattgacgtcattcaaaaaataagattttaaattatatattttttttgttatattgtttgtttcattgaaatagataatcatagttaaattgatttgttataatttaaaagcaaaaaaattttacatttttacttttaattaaaattaaaatttcataatttttagtaatttttaaaCGTCGTCTCTTCGCTAGTTTGTTATAAATTTTGTTACTAGTATTTTGCAAGATATATctctcagaaaaaaaaaatgtttgcatGATTTATGCGAGTGTGTTTTCCactctatctatatatatacatcaaacTCTTGGCAAAATATACTTACATATTTCGTTTCCACCGAGAGGGTTAGGGTTTCTTGAGATCGAAAAGAAAGAATGGCAGTGAACTTGTTATCcggtaaaagaaaaagaatggcAACAggatattttcatattttaccGGACAATTGCTGGGAATATGTGATATCCAAACTCGGTAATTAACAATGACGGGTTGCGTAGAGACTCTATCCCTTGTATCACAAAACAGTTCTATTTATTCCTTCACATTAATCAACAATACATTACCACTCTCTCGCCTGCCTCTTCCAAATGTTCCCAAATCTCACCTCCCTCGACCTTTCATGCTTCTGCGGTGACCTAAACACACTTCTCTCTCGAATCCCTCATTTTGTTTCCCTCACTTCCCTCAACCTCTCCAACCACCCCACCTTCCCTGAGTTAGGGTTGCGAGCTCttctcaaaaataataaatcaaccTTGATCCCTCATTTTGTTTCCCTCACTTCCCTCAACCTCTCCCTCGTTTTTTCCAATGTTGGTTATCTCAAACGTAGCGATATGACCTTCATCGCTGATTCCTTCCCGTTACTTGAAGAGTTGGATATTAGTTTCCCCAAAGGAATAAGCGGTGACGACTACTACTACAACTATAACAATGCCCTAAAGGTTTTCCTTACTCGGCTTTCAGAACTCCGTAAGGTTAATCTCTCTGGTAATTCCTATGTAAATGACTCGTTGTTTTTTCAGCTATGTATGAACTGCAAGTTTCTCAAAGAGGTGGTTATGTACAAATGCCGTTCCATAACACATGCTGGTATTGCTTCTGCAATCTACCAGAGACCGACTTTAAGTTCTTTATCTCTTACCAACTTTAAGGAAGCTagagaaatagaaaatgttACTTTGTACTTCATTGATTCATTGGTGAGTTTAAAGCGCTTAACTTGTCTTGATTTGTCCTATTCATGCATTACTGATTCGTTGCTTTACTCTCTAGCACTTGCTTGCTGCCAGTATATACTTATACCGGCATCTCTTGTTTCTTGTCAAATTGTCGATCTCTGCAGCATCTAGATCTTCAATGTGCAAAGTTTTTGAATGATCAGCATTTCAATGAGCTGTGTGCATTTCTTGGTGATTTAGTGTCTATAAATGTGAGTGGTTGTGACGACCTCACCAATTCAGCCTTCTTTGCACTCCTTAGGAACTGTCCTTTGCTCACTGAGATCAGAATGGAGTCAACAAATATTGGAGTTAGTTCAATACCGTCCATGGATTTGGTTGAATACCATCAGGTGAAGTCTCTCCATTTGGCTCACAATTCAGGTTTGCAAGATGAACACATCAAAAGGTTTGCTTTAATGTTTCCAAGTATGCAATTTCTTGATTTGTACGCTTGCCGTTACATATCTGAAAAAGCTATTAGTAAAGTGTTAAATAGATGCTGTAAGTTTAGGCATTTGAACTTTGCCTTCTACCCACAACCTAAGCTATTTTTGATCAACTTTGAAGTTTCCAAACTGGAGGTGCTGAACTTGTCAAACTCAAGAATTGATGATGGCGCATTGTATGCGATTTCAAAGAGTTGCCCTCGGCTTCTACATCTGGACCTGGAAGATTGTCATCATGTCACGGAGAAGGGAGTGAGGCTAGTGTTAGACAACTGCGTACACCTGAGAGAGATTAATTTGCAATATTGTCCTAAAGTATTTGCCGATACTGTTGCCAAGATGATACTTTTGAGGCCATCATTGAGAAAAATAATGACACCGCCTCGTTTTCGTCTGTGACAACGATAGGAAACTTGTTTGCTAGTATTTGGAATTGCTCTTTCAAGCTAAGTTTTTTATGTTTCAAATGTTACTTTTCttagattttgttttggttgaaaatgTGACTtccatttgttttattttgttactgGTATGTGCATGATAGCTGCACGAATATTCATTTAACCGTTATTATACATTTCATAGTAAAGTTCATAAAAGTACTTATTTTATTACATAGAATGTGAACATTTGCTTTGACCTGCTAAATTGTTGGGTGTTCATTGTATTTTGCAGGTAGATGATTCCATATTGTGTAATAACTTGCACATCAAGTCATTGATTTTATAATGACAATATTGGTATTATGCTCTTTTCACTATTTGAAtagttttactattttatttttcagattaAATAATTTGTTGGTTATAGAAAGGTTTAACGTGGAAAAGAATATGTTATGTGAACAGCATAAAAGggatatttttattgaatgataACCATCATATTTATACATAGAGAAAAGCCTAAAATAATGCATAAAGAAACTACTATTTGAAAACTAAATGCCTAAAAAATTGGTATGAAATAGAGCATATCAGAGAGTTTCTAACAATAACATAAAAAGATAATAGATCCTACAAATTAGGAACTTAAAACAGTAGTTTCATAGTCATCTAGTCAACACTCCTCCTTGACTCTGAAACTGAATACACCAAGCATTTGTGTCAAGAATTCATATCTAGCTTTGTCATATCCTTCTGGTTCCATGAAAGCAACGTTGCACCTTTGGTAGATGTCTGAAAGTGATCTAGTTCCTCTAACAGgttcatcatcaacatcttcatTCTCCTCCTGAAATTCAAACTTCTCACAATCTTCCCAATTCCAACTATCTAACTCAGGAAATTTGACATCTCTGCTAACAATTACTTTGTTGCTTTTTGGAAGATAGATTTTATAGACTTTTGAAGATGAGCTATAGCCTACAAAAGTTTTAGGTTCTGCTTTCTTCTTGATTTGTTCAAGGACAACATCCACAACAGAAGATTTAGGCTTGCTTTTAAAACTGCTAATAACGTTATTGGACACTCCTTTATTCATTTGTTCCCATATGGCATCAACTTGTGCTTTTACTTCTGTAACATCCTATTTTGATTCCAGGCTTTCCCCTGGAACAGGTTCTTTGACAGATTTTGCAGAGTTTCCATTGATTGTATCGACGGAACTCATCACTCCCGCAACGTTCACAATAGATGGATGGTGGAGGAACGCAACACCAACTTGAATCCTTCCTTCCTTGTGTACAACAACATGTTGTTCCTCATTCATCAAATCCAAGGCAAAGCTCTTGCCTTTCATTTGAACATTGACCATTTGTATGTTGTTTGCATCTTTAATCACACATTTTTTATCCTCAAACAACACTTTATAACtgttgaaatatataatatttctttttattgttattctatttttaatggttgtttatttttcattatatcaCTCCTTAAATTAAGGAGTTGATTAGTTGTATTCTCTCCTATAAAAGGAGAACCattttcattgaaataaatcactttgaaatttcaacatggtatcagagcccccGATTTTTTGGGACATTGCTTCCGCATAAACCCTAGCTGCCaccattacatttttttttcttttctgggTTTTCAGATCCAACAAGTACTGTTCATTGTGTGCACTGTTCACACGGTCACTATTCATCTCATCGGCACTGTTCACGCGTCGTTACTGTTCACGCGTCACTATTCATtggagtaaaaaaaaactcaaacttaGTAGTTTGAGTCGGATCAGATAGTGAAAATTAAGGGGATGAATAAATCAAAGACCCGAATAGAGAAGGCGCGGCAAAGGGTGATGATGGGTAAGACAATTTTTAACTCGTCAATCGAAGGTCGTGCACTCCAAGATACTTCTGATCAAGGGCAGCAGTCTTTCTCAAACTCACTTCCGTCCACCAATGAACAACTGTACAATATTCTTGACTCTCAAACTACTTCCCGTATGTTTTCTTTCGGTTCCATTGcccaaaaaggtaattttttAGAGTCAGCCCTTCTTAGTGTCAAACCAAGTCGTACTTGGATTGTTGATTCAGGTGCTACCGATCATATGACAGGAGAGTCTAGTATGTTTTCTTCATATAGTCCTTGTGCaggtaatttaaaaattaagattGCTGATGGTTCTCTTTCAGCCGTGACAGGAAAAGGTTCGGTCATTATTTCTCCATTATTAACTCTTCAAGATGTTTTACATGTCCCAACTTTATCGTATAACCTATTGTCTGTCAATAAATTATTCTAGGATAAAAGGTgtcaaactcattttttttatactcaTTGTTTGATTCAGGATTCAATCTTGGGGAAGACGATTGTCAGTGCTAAGCTGAATGGAGGACTCTACTACCTTGAAGATGAACTTGAAACTGGACATCAACTTGGACAAATAAGTTCTTTCTCTGAAtccttttttgtttcaaatgatAAGGATGATGTTATGTTGTGGCATTTAAGATTGGGCCACCCAagtttcaaatatttaaaaactgTATTTCCGAAATTGTTTGTTGGCAaggatttttcttcttttcaatgtGAAATTTGTGAACTTGCAAAACATCACAGAAGTTCTTTTCCTGCCCAAACATATAAaccttcaaaacctttttctaTCATTCATAGTGATGTTTGGGGGCCTAATAGGATTAA
It encodes:
- the LOC25489462 gene encoding SCF E3 ubiquitin ligase complex F-box protein grrA codes for the protein MTFIADSFPLLEELDISFPKGISGDDYYYNYNNALKVFLTRLSELRKVNLSGNSYVNDSLFFQLCMNCKFLKEVVMYKCRSITHAGIASAIYQRPTLSSLSLTNFKEAREIENVTLYFIDSLHLDLQCAKFLNDQHFNELCAFLGDLVSINVSGCDDLTNSAFFALLRNCPLLTEIRMESTNIGVSSIPSMDLVEYHQVKSLHLAHNSGLQDEHIKRFALMFPSMQFLDLYACRYISEKAISKVLNRCCKFRHLNFAFYPQPKLFLINFEVSKLEVLNLSNSRIDDGALYAISKSCPRLLHLDLEDCHHVTEKGVRLVLDNCVHLREINLQYCPKVFADTVAKMILLRPSLRKIMTPPRFRL
- the LOC25489461 gene encoding F-box/LRR-repeat protein 3, translating into MTLCMNCKFLQEVLMFNCRSITHAVIASAICQRPSLSSLSVTDFKEARERENVTSCFIDSLMSLKRLTCLDLSYSCITDSLLYSLTLAALPLRKLVLQGRCQYTYTGISCFLSKCRSLQHLDIQRAKFLNDRRFNVLCAFLGDLVSINVSGCDKLTNSAFFALLRNCPLLTEIRMESTNIGAFEVSKLEVLNLSDSRIDDGALYAISKSCPRLLHLDLEGCHHVTEKGVRLVLDKCIHLRELNLEYCRKVSADTVAKMILLRPSLREIIAPPLLSL